In Sesamum indicum cultivar Zhongzhi No. 13 unplaced genomic scaffold, S_indicum_v1.0 scaffold00228, whole genome shotgun sequence, the DNA window CGTGAATGTTGTTTTTGTGATGTCCACAGCATATCTTGAAAGGGTCCCTGAATCCTGTTCATAAAAATGGCCAGAATTCATGCTGTTCGTTTGCATGCACTGTCGTCTACTTTTCTAGGCCAACCATTACTAAATGTTATTCCAGGTACTATGATATTTCAGgaatcaaagaaataaatcatttttatgaTAGAAAAACAATATTGTCTTAAATTCTACCAACCGTAGATTTTTGTGTTGCTGATTAAGTGATATTTGGCTGAGTAGATATCGACATAGGTCAGGGCAGCATGGGGGAGCTCTGCCCTCAATGTGTTAACTCTAGCTTTAAGCTGCCTGTTGAACTCAAGAGCAATGGCATTATGACTCCTAATGCATCCATACTTGTCAAAGAAACCAGGCTTGCTCGGATTGCTGACATAAAACATGGCTGCTGGCAGACATCCAATAGGTCCTGTGTTATGAATCCAGAAAGCCCTCGCCCCGTGCTGATACAATCGCTGGAAATTTTCATTGCGACATTCAGTAAGATGGCCACAAAGAAAggtgatatttttcaaacagGAACTTACTGTAATTGCTGCACCAAATTTATCAACAATATCTGGAATCGCAGCTCGAAGCTGAGGCATAGTTAGCTTTCTGAAACCAGCAGCAATATCGTTCTGCCCAATATCGAATGTGTAGAGAGCCCTGGAGAATTCCTTTGGCCTTGGAAGTTTTCTAGCTGAAGATGGatctaagaaaatattatcttgCATGAGTTTAAGCTCACTTTGATGATATAGTTCACTGGTTCGGGCTTTGAATTGATCAAACTGCATAGTCTGGATATCAAGTGAGAAGGGACTTATGCCATTCTCAAATATGCTTTCGTTCTGCATACGAATGGTTGAACCCCCAGTGGCAAAATTTGCACCGTGTCGAAAATTTGTTCCTATTGAATCCAGATATGAACTCAAATACGGCAACCCCAAGTGCTCAGCTTCACAAGTAGCTCAAATATATTAGTTCGAACACATTATGCCAATAAAACCTTGAAGAGAGGAGTTGTTGAACTTGTACCTATAAAATCTATGATAAGACGGCCATCAGAGTTTCTCCCGGCAGGCCTATGAAAGTAACTGACTCCATAAGGTGGAGGGATAGGCCAAAATGCAGCTGATATCCCTCCAGTGTCTGAGTTTGAGTCACCGAAGTTGTAAATTGCTGGAAAATCACATGGTGGCGCTGCAGGGATCCGTCGTGCTTTGACATCCAATGCCAGTGAAACAAATACAATAGCAACAAACAGGACTCTTGCATTTTCTATTATTCCTTccatattaaaaatgattgactataatatatgaaatgaaCAGCCCTGAGAAAATGTGTTTACAATCTTGGTTTTGTGAATATGAATTGTTTAAATAAGGAGAGAAAGGTGAATGTGTTCATGCCAAAAATGTGTGCTGATGGAGTCTTTGTAAAATTTGGCTTTTATTACCGGATATTAAGCAAAGGGGCTGGCCTTGTTCTTGCTACACTTGATTGTTTTTTAGTTCTGGTGCAGATGTGTTTGGTACCAGTTTTAGGCTGGAGGCGACTTTCAATGTGTAAAGTGGTGGACATGGTCGTCATCGCACCTAACGTTCCACCaggtttttggttttttataCTCTTGCACTCTACTATTACTTTTACTCTATCTTGCTCTCAATGAgcttttcatataattttggttACTTCATGTTCAAAATGCATTAAATCTTAATATCAATGAATATTCGTAGGATCCAATTTATTGATGGAAGTCactaataaatttgttttgcTCAAAATCttacaattttgttttgaaaaagtatGTGGTTAGGAAAATTAAGTGTAAGGCTTATGTTGTACAAATTTTTCATCTCATTCAATTCCGGATGTTAATAACACATGCATCATCACAATATATGACAAAATCTATTCCACTATGGTTCTTACAGTTTAGCCAATTTAATGTTCTTCAAGTCGATCATGGTCATGGGGTCGACCTTCCTCCAGTACTTTGAAATTTGTGAATAACAAATACAAGGTTAGAGGAGTCAGGGTCGTCTTGGCATGACACTCTGATGTCCAAATGAGctaattattctaataaaGAGGTCTAACAAGATAATAAAAGgtctaatatttataaaattgcatACCCACAAATACAAATGAATAGTGGTTGAAGTATTTATAGGATTTGGCCCAATCATACAACCACACTTGGGCTTCCCCATTCCTTGCTAGGCCTAGGCTTTTATACCTGTTATTATGTTTTTGGATTGGGTAGGCACTTGGGCCAAGCCTTTACTTATTAGTCCATATCATCCACCCCTAGTTATCTAGTCAAATATTGGTTGATTGGATAAGTAAATCTCCACCGTCAGATTTCTTGTACTCCAGCGTCCCTAGCAGTTCGATTGTCAAACCTTATCTCCCCCTCCAAAACAAGAAcagaaaaaagatattataaaagatagtgtaaaatagaatatttatatatttgcaataGCCAGTCTTGgaaagttttattatatacgCCAGATTACGTTTTTGTCCAATTGGTGTTTATAGACTTGGCCCAATGACATAAACCCGGGGTCCTGAGTCCAGTTTGAACTTTTATTCCATAGTAAAATTCGGCCCAACACGTAAATACCGCTTTTTCCCTCTTACTTAATAGAATTGCAGCCAAGAACTGGAGGGGACCCCTTGATATAATTACGTGCTACTAGCCCTAGAACGGAGTTCAGAGTGTATGCAATGGGGAAGAAGAAAGGAGGAGAAACCCATACGCCCAGCGAACAAAGGGAAGGGCACAATTTGCTCGGCTCACCGACTTTCGAGCATCTGGAGAACGGACGGTACAAATGTGTCGAAACGGGCCACGAGCTGCCGGCTCACGCCAGAGACTCTTACGCTGAGTCCAAGCACTGTCGCCTGGGCCTCATCGACTCTGCCCTGGCCGGCAAAAAGCCTCCTCTCAACATGTTCCGACAGGACCCTGCTTCACggtaatttcttttctttgttttaggTTTTTTTGTGGAGAGGGTGTATGTTGGATTTTGGCCGAGGAAAGTGGAAAGGTAAAGCTTTGAGGATCAAATTGTATTGTTTTCACTGTGAACTAATATGCGTCAATATTGAGTAACTagtaacttttttcttttcgtgGTTGTTTCTACACCTTAGTGAAAAATATGTCTTCACCAAACTCTCAGGTCttgattgttttatgttgCAGTTCGAAGTTAATATGCAGATTAACGGGAGTTACGATCAATAAGACGGAGGAGCATATATGGAAGCATATAAATGGGAAGCGCTTTCTCAACATGTTAGGTTTGTGTTATAGTAAAATTCCCTTGGAACATTGtgaattagattttttttttatcaagaaTATGATAGGTTTGCTAGTTGGATGTCTTTAAGTTCAGATGTGTATTGATAATATAAACAGATAAAATGGAggctgaaaaagaaatgccGAATGGGACAATGGAAAAGCAGGATAAgggaaaagagaagaagaaaaagaagaagaacgAAGATGGTGgtttgaagaagaagatagagaaagaggaagaacATGTTGATGAGATTATCAATGAAGTAAGAGATTCTACAGGCAAGAGTAGTGATTCCGAAACTGAAGCTGACTTTTGGATGCCTCCTGTTGGGGAACGCTGGGACCATGATGATGGGGGTGATAGATGGGGCTCTGGTTCTGAGTCAGGACCAGAGAGTGATGATGCTGGTGAAGAAGGTATCCTTTTCTGTTTAGGACATAtcttaattatgtcaaaagcATTTGCAGTAGGTTAAGTAGTTCTTTACTAATTGTTATCCCgcaaatttcttaaattgagAGGTCAGATTAATTGGAAGTGCATTTTATGGAAATACATAAAAGAACACTGATGCTAGAGAAATTTGAAGCTTAGGTGACATAGTATGCTTTGACCAATGCCATTACTGGAAACTCTTGATATTGTATATTGCAAAAAGTTCTTTCTATACGATTTGGCTTCTTACTTAATTTTCAAACTGTAATCAATGTAGTTGATGGGGCTAAtgcaataatcaaattttgtcGTTTCTCAGTGCTGAATTCCATCAACGAATAGCATCATGTAAAAGGTTTACACCACGTTTGAAAGAGCCAATACAGTCCTGcatcttaaaatttgtatttgtttgtccatccaaaattaattcttcACTAGTAGGTCTAATTCTACAATCTGATAGTTGCAAGACGTGAGCTTACTAGATTCGATTATTCAGGAAAGCATAATGTTTGtcaaattgatttgattctttAGTTTACTATAAACTTTGTAGGCTTCAATTCTGGCttgtaattacattttttttgtaccaGATTTGGGAGCtgaagaaacaaaacatgaagCTGGGGAGCTATCAAGAAGGTATGTTTAGTTgtttaataactttttaacACCTTCAACTGTAGCCTTAGGTGATAACTGGAACAGAGAAGTGGCTTCTCAAGGGCAGGGGCACCTAGAATACTGTCTTTGAATTTCAATGTCTATGTAATTAGAGCATGAAATAACTCCACTCTGTTTCTCTTCTGAGCATTTTACTGTTTTTCATAACATGCAGGACAAAGCGAATGTCCCTAGAAATTGGACCTAGTAGCTTTGCCtcgaggaagaagaaaaagaagaccAATGTTGCGTGAAAAGTATAGCACCCGAGATCCAAACCCAGTGCAGATGCATCAAACCCTGTTTTAGTTGCAAAATATGCACATCTCAACATCATAGTGTATACACTGGAAGACAAGGGTGACTCCTAATCCATGTAAGACAGAGCGAAGGAGTTTTGaatgttcattttcttaagaaaaatatatttttgtctgctaaatgcaatttaatatatgaaacgtattaaagtttgctttttttctgaagtaaattttatttattaatgagTGGTACTCGTGGATGAATGCTGcgtttttatcttcttttgtAATTAGGATAGCTTCCATCATGTTGACCAAATTTTCATAGTGAAGTCCTGTCTGGATATTCTGCGTCGAGGGGTAGCAATTTGTTTAGCGCTTGCAATTAGCACGGATTCGAAGATGTCTCACTTGTACCACTGGGGTATTTTGTTTCTGTGTTTTtgctctttttaatttatcttctAATTCTTTTCCGAGGGTTgggaaaattttcatatctgtACACATAATAATACTATAAAGGGTTTTTAATTATCATGTTGAATTTACTGATTGATAATGTCTGTCATAATACTTAAGTGGAAAGCGGACGGAAAGTTAGAGACGGGAGAAAGGATTCAGTGTGCTAGCCTCACAAATTAATTTGCTTGCCATTATCATTATTTGCGAAGAAGGGGAAACATGTATTGGAGAAATCATTGCTCTTTTTCTTCAATCTCAGGATGAAGCATTGCAACTACAAATAAGGTGAAGAGGAGGACATTCTTGTGCAATCTAAAGTCATAATTCATCTACATATCTCCTGATTTAGGAACGCTCGAGTACCACCAATGCCAAAATAGCAATCACCAAGCTCTTCAATCACGAATTCTCATTCAGTATCTCCAGTTCCAAAATAACGATCACCAAACTCGCCCATGCCTGGTAGTACGTGCANNNNNNNNNNCACGATCTTGAGTCTTGGAAATTTCTTACAGACTGCATGTATTCCTTGTGGAGACTGCATAATCGGATcatgggtatatatatattagaaagaTTATGTGTAGAGCTCTTTCAGATCAAAAGAGCGACAAAATGTGTATATTTCGTTAACCCACAGCAATGAGGTTGAGGAAAATTATGTTGGATTCTGGAACACCCTTGCTGAGCAGCACAGAGATTGCTTTGACGGCAGAATTTCCTGATCATTGTACAAGAATTTATGGGACAAGGATCGTTATTGGACGCGGTTAATTTGAGACCCGGTTAATGGCATACCTGATGCGAGAACAGGATCCAGCAATAACACATGGCGACTTGCAATATCTGATGGTAGCTTTTCATAGATTAACTGCACCGATTGTTGCGGCAATGAAGAATGGAAAAGTACAGGTGATAATTGTGAGATGAGTGAGAAATTATTACCTGACGACCATGTTTACCCTCTCCGTGGATTAGGATTTTGCCAATTTTGATGCCTTTGCAACACGCTCTCAGCGCATTCTCCATACTCTCCCCACTTGTGCCAAAAAACTCCGAACATCAGCGATATGAACAATAATAAGCATCTTTACAATGATTACGAATACACTGATGTTTCAAGTTTTTCCACATTTCTTTTGGGGGGAAAAAAGTGTTTTTTATACTTGCTTTAACTAATGCAGAGATTATTACCTTCTAATGACTGAGACGCCACACAATCTTTTGCAGAAAACGACTCCGCAGTATATGGATCCTGCAGGttgatgaagaagaaggtCAAGTATTTTTGGCAACATTGAGaatctcaaaaatattatcgaAGTCTTTGGGTAGGGGAAGGCAGCGTCAGCTAAATCATGATTCCTGAAgcctaaaagaaaatgattgtAGCAATCTGGCTATGATTTGCTTGGATAATCGTAAGGAATAATCACATCAGTAAGTTACCTGTTGGAGTAGTGATCTGTTTCTCAGTAAATGGAAGGTGGCCAAGACCATGTTCCACCACCtagaaaacaaatgaaaaccATGTTTTATTACCTACATATGCATATAAGACTATGTTAATATAAAGTAAACTGATGTACCAAGCGAATAAGCCGATCTGCatagaaaacaaaatcatgCTTAGTTGTTTTTGCATCCCTTACAAGTGTGTGCATCCCTCGTATCTACACAAAAGGTTTTATTTCATCACTTaactttttgttctttttcaaaCACCCAATCCAACTAAAAGATccaaataaaagtgaaaataccTGGAATGTCGATTGTATAACGAAAATATTAGGATATATCTTGCAGAGATCATGTTGACCAAGCTTTGTACGAATATGCTGTACTATCAAGTCAATTGCGACGTCATTATCTGCTCCTCGAGGAATTATAATATCAGCATATTTCTTTGTTGGAAGTATAAATTCCTCGAAACTTGGCTTTACAAACTTAGCATACTGCAAAGACACTGTACTCGTTAGCTCTGAGGGAAACATTTACATCACAGGAACTGAATATAGTGGCAGATGGAGATAACTAGGGAGGAGGAATTCTTTCCATGcagtaaatatttgaaagtggGAGATGCTAGaggaaaaaaagattatattccAGACAAGTTGTCAACCTACCTACAATAGCATGCAACAGAACAAAGTTAGTGTAGTACTCAAATCCCTTCCATCAAAGAGAACCAAGTCTGCGTGGTATTCAAATCTTTTCTCAACTcattacctccttatattatTGTGCAGTTTGGCGATCAAGAAACTTGTGCTATCCCAAACTTTATTTAACTATGCTGACCTAGATACTAAATTCCTAGTAGGGGATAGTAGCAAAATGATTCAACAAAAGCATTATGCTACTGACTTGATCAAGGACATTCTCCACATTTCTGCCCCTCTCAACAGTATCACGCTGTATCCTCCTAGCAAGACGCACATCAGAGTCTGCACTGGTAAAATTTTAGCGATGGTTATAGAGCAACAGAAACTGCAAATCACTTGCTATTTCATTCCAAGGAATAAACATTCAAAAAAGTTcggttttttatatttaattatgttgacATCATATGGAAATCAAAGTTATTGGGAAAATAATCTTCAAACTTTAAAATCACCAGGTTATCATCATTTCTCTTCAAATTACTGGAACATTTATTTCTGATATTGCTTGAGGATAGAAACTAACTGGACGCATCAACAAGAAACAGGATGGCTAAAATTCATAttagaaaagaacaaattaagatctttagttttttttcttttatagaagaaaatgataatCCACATGTCCTTTGAAAGGGAACTGATACATTTAGCAACAGCTACATCCGGTACGGTTTAATGATAACGGAGCAAAGCTCAAAGCGAAGAACCTGTATCAACAAAG includes these proteins:
- the LOC105179863 gene encoding GDSL esterase/lipase At5g14450; translated protein: MEGIIENARVLFVAIVFVSLALDVKARRIPAAPPCDFPAIYNFGDSNSDTGGISAAFWPIPPPYGVSYFHRPAGRNSDGRLIIDFIAEHLGLPYLSSYLDSIGTNFRHGANFATGGSTIRMQNESIFENGISPFSLDIQTMQFDQFKARTSELYHQSELKLMQDNIFLDPSSARKLPRPKEFSRALYTFDIGQNDIAAGFRKLTMPQLRAAIPDIVDKFGAAITRLYQHGARAFWIHNTGPIGCLPAAMFYVSNPSKPGFFDKYGCIRSHNAIALEFNRQLKARVNTLRAELPHAALTYVDIYSAKYHLISNTKIYGFRDPFKICCGHHKNNIHVWCGQRVVINGSEIVGAACGSPAACISWDGVHYSQAANHWIANRIANGSFSDPPMPIAHACLKH
- the LOC105179864 gene encoding surfeit locus protein 2, which translates into the protein MGKKKGGETHTPSEQREGHNLLGSPTFEHLENGRYKCVETGHELPAHARDSYAESKHCRLGLIDSALAGKKPPLNMFRQDPASRSKLICRLTGVTINKTEEHIWKHINGKRFLNMLDKMEAEKEMPNGTMEKQDKGKEKKKKKKNEDGGLKKKIEKEEEHVDEIINEVRDSTGKSSDSETEADFWMPPVGERWDHDDGGDRWGSGSESGPESDDAGEEDLGAEETKHEAGELSRRTKRMSLEIGPSSFASRKKKKKTNVA
- the LOC105179865 gene encoding uridine kinase-like protein 5 (The sequence of the model RefSeq protein was modified relative to this genomic sequence to represent the inferred CDS: added 99 bases not found in genome assembly), translating into MDSEMVAALKNSHENHFSPGSDGSSERNPLKLPFIIGVAGGTASGKTTVCNMIIAQLHDQRVVLVNQDAFYRSLNDEQLQKVSEYNFDHPEAFDTELLLSCMAKLRHGKAVSIPNYDFKTHKSIEPARMVNPSDVIILEGILVLHDSRVRDLMNMKIFVDTDSDVRLARRIQRDTVERGRNVENVLDQYAKFVKPSFEEFILPTKKYADIIIPRGADNDVAIDLIVQHIRTKLGQHDLCKIYPNIFVIQSTFQIRGMHTLVRDAKTTKHDFVFYADRLIRLVVEHGLGHLPFTEKQITTPTGSIYCGVVFCKRLCGVSVIRSGESMENALRACCKGIKIGKILIHGEGKHGRQLIYEKLPSDIASRHVLLLDPVLASGNSAVKAISVLLSKGVPESNIIFLNLIASPQGIHAVCKKFPRLKIVTSEIDTTLNKELHVLPGMGEFGDRYFGTGDTE